The nucleotide window CCTATTTCTTCCTTAAGATCTTCAATTTTTGAATCGTAAAAAATGAGCACCGTACGAATAACTTTTAACCAGTCCACTGCATCTTTTCTAGATGGGGCAGCTATGAAACCTTGCCCTAAAGTAATGTTATCTGGTTTAAATTCGCTGGTAATAAAAGTAATATGTTCTTCTTCATTTAAGGTTTCATTAAAGGTCTCCTTCCACAGTTCACTGAGAGAAAATCTTTCGTACAAATTTTTATTTATTAAAATTCCGTACTGGTTCTTCACATCCGCGTAGCGCTGTTTAGTAACCTTTAAATCTTCCTGTAAATCTTTTTGCTTTAATTTCAACCTTTCCTGGGAATCAGTCAGTTCTTGATTCTCTGAGATGAGTTCTTCCTTTTGTAAAGACAGATCTTGAATTTCTTTATCCAATTCCTTAATTTTAGCATCAGATTCTCTGAGCTTGTCTTTAGTTTCTTGGAAACGTCCCAGGTTAGCAATGGATAATAATCCAGAACGAATTATGGCGTTTTTAATTTCCCTTCTGATGAGTACTGGGTCAATGTACTCCACGTCATGACCGAAGGGGAGTTTCATCCTTTCTATATGACCCACTTCTTTTTTAAGAACTTTCTGGAATTTTTCAGCCAGTTCTCTTCCAGGGGCATCCACATCAGTGGCGATTAAAAGAATATCTGCACCATTAACTGCTTTTTTTGCTATTTCTATGTTGGTGGTGGGTATAATGGAGGAGATGGTTATGTGGTACTCCGCTCCCAGGGCAATGTTCTGTAATGCCCGGGAGACGTTTTCCACGTCTGAAGCTCCTTCCACAATGATACGCACATCGATGGGATTTCTGATTTCCATCTATTTCAACCTGTAACCATTAAGTTTCTTGTTCTGCCAGTTGTAGGTCCTGACCCTTTTGGTTCTTCCGAATCCACAAGCTGAACAGTAGCGCTTCCTGGCATTGTATGAATTTTTCCCGCATCGTCTACAGCGGATATGGGTTTTTTTATTACGTTTACCAAATGATGGTGTACCTTTCAATTTAATATCCTCCTAATAATATCTCCCGGTTCATTTAACCGGTACTTACTTTTATCCTGGTGATATGTATACTATGTTATCCCCACGTATGAGGACCACGCCTAATCTTCTTGATGATTCGCCGCTTTCTAATTCTTCAGCGTCATTCAGAACTAAATTCATATGCATATCAAAGCTTTCAAGAACTCCACGGAATTCTCTGCCGCCTTTAAGTTTAATTAACACTTGAGAGTTAAGGGCTCGACCTAAAACATCTAATGGTCGTGATGTATTTACATTCTTCTGTACACTCACTATTATCACCTTTCCTATACCATCAATGTTGGTAAGATTTATATTTAAATGTACCGCCATCAAAAATATAAAAGTGAGAATGGAAACTAGAATCAAGGTGAATTATAATTGAAAATAAAAAAAAGATATCATCTGAAAAAAAAGAAACTAAAAGATTTTCAAGACAAACTAGGGCCTTATGCCTCTTTAATACCTTCTAAATCAAAAGTAGAGATATTGGAAAGTGATCTGCCTGATTTGATCCTGGTAGATGGTGATCCCCTCATTATAATCCTGGATGGTGAACCATTTCCCACCCTGAAGGGAGCCCTAAAACATCCCATCCAAAGTCACATGGTGGTGGTGGACATGGGGGCAGTGAAATTCATGACCAGTGGAGCCGATGTGATGTCTCCAGGTATTGTGGAGGCCGATCCCCAGATCCAGAAGGGAGATACAGTCATAGTGGTTGATGAAACCCACCGTAAACCCCTGGCCATGGGAACCGCTATCATATCTGGAGAAGAAATGGTGGATAAAGATAAAGGCAAGGCAGTGAAGACATTACACTATGTTGGGGATAAGATCTGGAATCTTGATGTTTAATTATAATCTTGAGTTTAATTGTTAAGAATTGGTGCTTGATATGGTAGAACTAAGATACTCCTCAGGTAAGATACTTTCACCGGGTGTTCATAGAATAGGAATCATGGCTATTGGTTCACACCTGGAGAACCATGGTGCAGCACTTCCCATTGATACTGATTCTAAAATAGCATCTTACCTGGCATTCCAGGCCTCAATCCGCACAGGAGCCAAATTTTTGGGTATATTATATGCTGCAACCGAGTATGATTATGTTAACCATGGCATCCATCTACCTGCAGATATTCTGGTTGAAAAAGAATTGGTTCCCACTTTAAAAAATGCCCGAAATAATTTGAATCTAGAAGCAGTGGTTCTGGTAAATGGTCATGGGGGGAATGTACCCATCAAAGATTATCTGGATGGTATTGAAGAGGAAACTGGCCTTAAACTCATCTTCAACAACAAGATTGTGGAAATTGAGGGACCCCACGCAGGCACAGGAGAGCTTTCCATGGGTGTGATCCTTGGAATGGCCGATGAATCCCGCCTTAGTGAACACTGCCAGTTTGATACATACCCTGAAGTGGGAATGGTTGGCCTCCACAAGGCACGCCATCAAAATAAGGGTATTGATGAAGGTGCATCTGTAGTTCAAGAACAGGGTGTTTGTGTGGATCGCAAATTAGGAGAATCCTTGCTTGAAAATGCTATTTGTGACATTATACATGATATTAAAATTTTGTTGAGTTAATTATGTAACACTATTCTAATTTTGGGGGACATTATTCTTTATTTATTTAACAATACAAACTATGAGTGGATAATTTATTATTTAACTATCAAAAAAATAGATTATTATATTAAGAACTTAATTTAAGTGGTAATTAATTGAATTTTTCTATAGAGGTGTGAAGATGTTTTGTCCCAACTGTGGAACTGAAGTTAATGGAAAATTTTGCCCAAACTGTGGTGAATCAATGGAAACAACCATAGATGAGCCTGTTCAAACTCCTGAAATACAACCCGCAGCTGCCGCTGCACCAGTTACTGGTTCTTCCAGTAAATATTCAGTTAATGATTTCATCAACAAAACCATGGAAAAAAATGGTTCTGGTGAAACATTTGAGATTGAAAACAACTACTTACTGAACATAAACCTCAATGGTAAGGTTTGGTCCAAAAAAGGAGCAATGGTAGCATATACGGGGGATGTCCGCTTTAAAAGAGAGGGAACTTTAGAACATGGGATTGATCGATTCGTTAAAAAAGCAGTGACCGGGGAATCAAGCACTTTAATGAAAATGGAAGGCAGAGGTAAAGTTTTCCTGGCAGATCAGGGGAAAGAGATCGTTGTTTTAAACCTCCAAAACGAAAGAATTTACGTTAATGGAAATGATCTACTGGCCTTTGAAGAACAGATTGACTGGGACATAACCATGATGAGCTCTGGTGTGGGAATGTCCGCTGGCGGATTGTTCCATGTAAAACTGGAAGGAACCGGTATGGTAGCAATAACCACTCATTTCACACCCATCACCCTGGTGGTAACTCCAGATCAACCGGTGTACACCGATCCCAATGCCACAGTGGCCTGGTCTGGTGGTTTAAGTCCATCTGTAAAAACAGACATAGACTTTAAAACACTTTTAGGGAAAGATAGTGGTGAAACATTCCAGTTAAAATTCCAGGGTCAGGGATTCGTAATAGTACAACCATTCGAAGAGTATTAAGAAGAAATTTACTTTTATTTATCTAATTTCTTCATTTTAAAACTTTTTTTTATTGCATGCTTATTTTTAACTTTTAGAGCCAGATCAAGCTGTAAATTAATGGAACTAAATTTTTAAAGGTGATTTTGTTTTTAATGTTCCAGTTGGTTCTAATCTTAAGAAAAATTATAATTAGTATTAAAACTTACATTTAATCAGGGGAAGATGAAAAATCCAATACTAAACCAATCCCTATTTTAATAGTCCTGATTTATTTATATTAAATTTAAAATTAAATAAAATCTAAAATCAGTTTATAATGGACCAATAATGTTTATATTGGGTTAAATCTGTTTATAGGTGAAAAAAATGTTCTATGGGATTTTTAGTAATATCACTTGTAATAAAATAGGGGGTTTCACATGACCAAAGTTCTAAAAAAGAAAGGCAAGGTTGAATCATTTAATCCAGATAAAATTAAAGGTTCGCTCCAAAAAGCAACTATAGATGCAGGATACAGTCTGGATGAGAAAAAAGATATCATAAACCAGGTTTTTACTAATATCAATAAAAAGATCGATGAAGAAAAAGAAATTAAAAGTGAAACCATCAAAATGTGCCTTTTAACAGAATTAGACAAATGCGAACCATATATTGCTAAATCATGGCGTAGATTTGATGATAAATATAAATCAAGATAAAATTTATTTTTTAACCCCCTTTAACCATTTTTCAATGGAAAATAAATGGAGATATAAAACATGGTCCTGGTTGATCTTTACCCCCAAATATTCAAGAGAAAATCCATTAGAAATTACGATCTCACCCCACTGGATAGTGTTACCCTTGAAAAGGTTGTTGAACAGATTAACAGTTTAGAACCCTTATATGATGATATTAAGGTAGAGCTAAAGATCATATCCCAAAATGATGTTAATCAGAGGATGATGAAGAAAGCACCCCACTACATTGTTGTATTATCTGAAAATAAAGAGGGATATAAGACCAATGTGGGGTTCATGCTTCAGCAGTTGGATCTTTTCTTTTCAGCCAGTGGTTTAGGTAGTTGCTGGCAGGGAATACCTAAACCCAAGAAAAAGGTTTTGGAATCAGACTTGGAATTCGTTATTTTAATGGCATTTGGAAGGGCAAATGAGCAGTTACACCGAACCAGTAATTTAGAATTCAAGAGAAAACCACTCTCCAAAATAAGTGATGTTGAAG belongs to uncultured Methanobacterium sp. and includes:
- a CDS encoding ATP cone domain-containing protein, with the translated sequence MTKVLKKKGKVESFNPDKIKGSLQKATIDAGYSLDEKKDIINQVFTNINKKIDEEKEIKSETIKMCLLTELDKCEPYIAKSWRRFDDKYKSR
- a CDS encoding toprim domain-containing protein; this translates as MEIRNPIDVRIIVEGASDVENVSRALQNIALGAEYHITISSIIPTTNIEIAKKAVNGADILLIATDVDAPGRELAEKFQKVLKKEVGHIERMKLPFGHDVEYIDPVLIRREIKNAIIRSGLLSIANLGRFQETKDKLRESDAKIKELDKEIQDLSLQKEELISENQELTDSQERLKLKQKDLQEDLKVTKQRYADVKNQYGILINKNLYERFSLSELWKETFNETLNEEEHITFITSEFKPDNITLGQGFIAAPSRKDAVDWLKVIRTVLIFYDSKIEDLKEEIGDEKFNPHLLKE
- a CDS encoding 50S ribosomal protein L37e; this translates as MKGTPSFGKRNKKTHIRCRRCGKNSYNARKRYCSACGFGRTKRVRTYNWQNKKLNGYRLK
- a CDS encoding LSm family protein, whose protein sequence is MSVQKNVNTSRPLDVLGRALNSQVLIKLKGGREFRGVLESFDMHMNLVLNDAEELESGESSRRLGVVLIRGDNIVYISPG
- a CDS encoding RNA-binding protein — its product is MKIKKRYHLKKKKLKDFQDKLGPYASLIPSKSKVEILESDLPDLILVDGDPLIIILDGEPFPTLKGALKHPIQSHMVVVDMGAVKFMTSGADVMSPGIVEADPQIQKGDTVIVVDETHRKPLAMGTAIISGEEMVDKDKGKAVKTLHYVGDKIWNLDV
- a CDS encoding nitroreductase family protein, which encodes MVLVDLYPQIFKRKSIRNYDLTPLDSVTLEKVVEQINSLEPLYDDIKVELKIISQNDVNQRMMKKAPHYIVVLSENKEGYKTNVGFMLQQLDLFFSASGLGSCWQGIPKPKKKVLESDLEFVILMAFGRANEQLHRTSNLEFKRKPLSKISDVEVGGELGESLEAARLAPSATNSQPWFFKGDIHMLHAYVVKPNILRAIMLKRYILIDMGIALYHLKLAAEHFGKTNRIIFDETGSKSSPSGYEYVASLKID
- the arfB gene encoding 2-amino-5-formylamino-6-ribosylaminopyrimidin-4(3H)-one 5'-monophosphate deformylase, with amino-acid sequence MVELRYSSGKILSPGVHRIGIMAIGSHLENHGAALPIDTDSKIASYLAFQASIRTGAKFLGILYAATEYDYVNHGIHLPADILVEKELVPTLKNARNNLNLEAVVLVNGHGGNVPIKDYLDGIEEETGLKLIFNNKIVEIEGPHAGTGELSMGVILGMADESRLSEHCQFDTYPEVGMVGLHKARHQNKGIDEGASVVQEQGVCVDRKLGESLLENAICDIIHDIKILLS
- a CDS encoding AIM24 family protein, encoding MFCPNCGTEVNGKFCPNCGESMETTIDEPVQTPEIQPAAAAAPVTGSSSKYSVNDFINKTMEKNGSGETFEIENNYLLNINLNGKVWSKKGAMVAYTGDVRFKREGTLEHGIDRFVKKAVTGESSTLMKMEGRGKVFLADQGKEIVVLNLQNERIYVNGNDLLAFEEQIDWDITMMSSGVGMSAGGLFHVKLEGTGMVAITTHFTPITLVVTPDQPVYTDPNATVAWSGGLSPSVKTDIDFKTLLGKDSGETFQLKFQGQGFVIVQPFEEY